GCTTGCATTTGGTGAGATGACCAATGTAATCCTCCGACTGAAAATGCATGAACctttacttatatatatatcagcccctccccaaaaaaaaaaaaaggccgtACTGCCATTCCTACCGAAACAAAGAGATGGGACAAAAAAATTCACTAGACATAACCATTGAAAGATCTCAATTATAAACATGGAAGCCTCTGTATGAAACGAGAGCTACCAGTAAAAGAATAAATAACCCGTAATATTTTTCCCTGCGCAACAGAAAGTGATGCCACCAGCACAAGCGCAACCAGGCAAAGCGAAAAAGCATCATTGCCAATTAGACACGTACACTTGGTCTAGACATGGTCATCTGTGTAACAGGGCCTCATGAAAAAGCACATCATTTCCAAAATAGGAACCcaatgaagaaataaaatggATGAATCTAAACCACAATTATACACTAGCTTCTTTCTGTTCTCTGTCTCTTATGAGCCTGATCAATCCCAACTCCAGTTTGTTCCATCTCTTGATTGTTACAATACAGATATTCTTGATCCTATGTGAACaatgaaaaagggaaaaaaaataatgaggCAAGAGAATAAAATACAAGAATGCACTAGACTGCCAAGTTTTATTCCCACATGAAAATAGGCACTAAGAAAATATCAAGTCATCACTGTTAAGAAGTCGCAGACACAAAGGTCTTTAAATGATTAGCACAGAATCATGGACAAACCTTTGAACTTGATGCCGTAATACCTGCTCCCCTATTTTCTTGCCTACCAACATCAATTTGCACTGAGATGTTTGTCTGGGTCAAATCCACACCTGAAGACCGTAGTGCTTGGGTCAAAGTATCCAATATCCTGTTGAAAACCACCATTCCAATCTGTAATAGCATAATAACATCCTTTTCCAAGAAAGAAAAGAATACTCATACAATCATATTGCTTGTAgcatttttttcatttcttttaaaatgaattcTCTTAAGTTAAAAGAACTTGTTTCTTTCAATTATTAGGTTCCCAAATATGAAAATTGGTAATaaagaaatcaattgaattgaattctagCAAAGACCTAGTTTTCAAATAGGCTGTGAACGAATCCTCAATAAGGAAAAGAGGTAACAGTACCACCAATCACTAAAAGTACAATCAAACAAAAATTGCCATAGAATTTGGAACAATAACTTCCTGGCATTCTTCACATGCAATAGACATAAAAATGTCAGCTTCCCAAAGATGAAGTTATAAACTTACAAAGCCAAAACCATTTTATCATAGTGCTGGACTGCAGGTGTAAAACCTTAGTCAGAAGATCAGAAGTCCTCTCAATCCTAATCCTCAACAGCATGGATTCAGATCCTCTGTGGAACAAGGGCACTTCCCTCAAACTTTATTAGCTGTAACTTGTAATCTGAACGTACAAGCAACTAGCAGATATTCAACCACCACAAGTATGAACCTTTTGACAGGCAGGTCCATAGCATAGAAAATACTCTTGTCAATTATATTAATGGTCACTAAATTTAGCACTCATTTTTGTTTGTTACTAAACTTCCCAATTCGTTTTGATCCACCTACCCTAGCCAGAATCAACCCAAATTACCACTGGAAATCTGACcttgaatcaacatcaaatcccaatgggcCTGCCAAATTAAGTCCTCTCTCTAGTCCAAGGAGTGCTCACAACTCAGAAGAATTACTATAATGGAAATTTGTTCATGTCATTCTTTCAAGGATTTTTCTTTTAAGAGAGTGCACAAGATTGGTGGGCCTATTAAGCATAATCTGACATGGACTGCTCATGCAAAATTCAGTATTTTTGGTTTATTTCTTATTATGGTGGATGGACTGAAATGAATTAGGAAGTTTAGTAATAAGATTGGCCAAACTAAAGTTTCATGaccaaaacaaaaaagaatAGTAGAAAGTTTAGTTATCATTGGCATAATTTACCCCAAATAAGCTGACATGCTAACTCTCTATGAACAACCCAGCGGCAAAACTATTGGACGAGAAACTGGTGTGGCTAACAACTAGAACAGCAGTCAAAAAAACAGATTTTCCATAAAGTCAGTGCAGATGCTCAGTTGCTTACCCTTGAGAATATGCATTTGAGATGCTAACGAATCCACTTTCAATCATTGGCTCCCCTTGTCCACTCAATATATTTTCTGGAGCAGTACACCCAGGAACACATGGTCGATCCTGCCACAGTTGGGAATGAAGTTGGTATGCTATATTATCAGCATCTGAAACAGACTCCTGCAGAGGCTGAGCAGTTACGCCCGCCCTCCCAACAGCAGCAAACATATTTGACTGCACTTGCGTATTAAATGGAACTGCAGTGGTTCCCAGGTCACATTCAATTGAGTTATTCACATTCGTGAGCGTGGCAGTAGTCTTATGAGCAGAACCATTCAATACTTGAGACTGATCCATTAAACCTTCTACAGGCAGATTGTGATTTTTCTGTTTCAAACAGAAgacaaatcatcaaaaacactcCTACAAAAGGAAACTGTGAAAAGAAATAACATTCATAATCATGTCTGAAAAAGTCACATTTGGATCCACATGCAAAAGATCTTCAATAAAGAAAAAGGACACTGATGCTTGCTCTTGTGTTTTATTGTACATGTCCCTtgacatgataaaaaataactattacATTTATCCacaaatattacatattttgatatatatttttccCTCATATTAGTCCAATTAGAAGAATACATGGGAAATATGGCACTTTTGTCTTTCATGCCCCTCTTGGTATTGTATTTTTGCATGTTGAGGAAAAAGTAACATTCCAAGTGCAATAAATGGTTATGAATACATTTACCGGAAAGTGTATTAACAGTCAACTATATTATAACTTTAGAACAGAAGTAGTATTTTGTCTCAAGTATAAAGTGCATTAGTTATTATCATCAATAGAACTTTTGAAAACTTATACAAGCTCATAATGTACATCAAGGCAATTTCTtcccttttttttcctttaaaaaataAGGATAAAAAAGAATAGTAGCAAAATTATCATTCAGAAATAATGAACAAGCACACAATTCATTAAACTTTCATGCACCTGGGCATGTGTGCTTGTAGAAATTTTACTCTCTATCCTCCAAATGCAAAACAGAGACAGAGAATTACATAACTCCACTTGATTTATAAGTGATATTTTACCCAGGGTGTCAATTTTGTAGGCTCTTGACTCCAACCTTGGTATGACCCTTCATACATCTTTAACTTTTCCTGTAAAAACTGAATGTACTCTATAACCTGCATATGATTATGCAAAAAAATTGCTTATCCATTCCATTCGAGGGAAAAAAAAGGTTAAGAATGTTTTTCAattgaaagtttgaaacagAATTTTAAAACCAAGACATGACTTGGATGAATCAAGAGAACAATTGATTGACACACCTCCAACAAGAACGAAGCCTTATCTCTTTTCTGATCATTTTGAGGTATAAGATCTCTCAAAATCTGGAACCTGTCACACAAATACAGTTGTTCATACATGAGCAGAAAACCACTCCCATGGTGCTGATTGTCAAGAAGAATTTAACAAAGCAAAGCAAAGCATCAATGGTCCAATGATAATTAGAACAAGTCTCCTACAACCAGAACCCAAATGTCATTGTCCATAATTGTGATCAATTACTGACaaatgatattaaaataaaggaaaatttGATAAATACTAGTCAAGTTCCAAAATAGTTGTGTTGCCTGCATGCATCTTTCACTATCCAATTCCATAAAATGCCAAAGTTTCGTTGAACCACAATTATCTCATATACTTCTCTTCTTATTTACTCGCCCCACTACTTGAATCCAGTCACTTCTCCACACCTCTGCGCTAGCAAGTCCTCATTGGACATTATCAATAAGGGATAAACAAACATTATCCATTAAATTTGCTTCATCTATAGAATCTTCAAAACTGTATTAAGTACTTGATCACAAATTTTCTCCTACATTTTATTCTATTACTTTTTTTCTCACTCTGCTACACAACTATCTATGTTAATGCTATGAAATCACCAACTTCAAGTCTTTCTACAAATAAACGAAAGCAATTCAACCTCAAATTTAGTGTTCCACACATTTCCTCAATTGGTGCATTACTTTCgcataaaattattgaaaaaaataagctTTCCTCTCATTAATCTTGCTCCTTCTACGCTGCTCTGTCTCTGAATGCTTGGACCTGTGCGTATTCAGCTTCTGTTCGCTGCTACTACCATCTACCTTCGCTAGTTCGCctataataaaatcaaaattcagggaaaaaaacaaaagaacaaATAAAAGCATTTTGTGTATATATGTACCTCTGTAGGAAGAGGAGTCATAACCGTCAGGTTCATCTTCGTCGTCGTGGTGAGACTTGGCGGATTTCACCATAATTCAACAGAGTTAGATTTTTTTACGCAAGAATTTTCCCTGTTTCAATTAGAAAGAGCACTTTTAGACGACAAAAACCAGAGCTCCAAACCGAAACGAAGCTCTACACCATTAACCAACAGCTTAACGACATCTGCACACCTATGCAAATATTCTAAAGCCTGATGCATAGGGGGAGGGAGATAGTGAGGGTACTTGAAGGAGGAGATGGGAAGAGGAGCACGGTCGGAACGAAGTTCCTATGAAGTCCGACTAGCCTGCAAAAGGAGGAGGAGAGAGACTATGGGAAATTTTTGTATACTTGTGCAGAGCGGAAGCCCTAAACGGAtacttcaatttaattaattaattgttttcttttttcatcaaccaaataattatttttatttttattttctattaaaaataaataaataataaaaaaaatataattttaagcttaataaattttttatttagtttctaatgattattaataaattaatttctatatttttaaaaatttattattttttatcaactaaatagtttttcttttcttatttttttaaaaaataaataaaaataataatttaattttttattataaaaataaataaaataaaataaaaaaaattattgtattaacagcaaaaaaaataataatattttaataaattttttaaaatgaaaatactaacctattaataataaaaatattcaaaaattaaataataaatattctatAAACTAATATTTTTGTTCTCAGACAAACAAAATGGTGATTGGATTTTGACAGTGGCTAATATGCTGATgaagtaaaatataataaaaaataatatatctaattttaattattttttaaaataaaaaagatagatttatattttattaaaaaatatatttatatatttaaaaagaaaagaagaaaaaagagagagaacgAGATGAAGTTTCGTCCAAGGAAGGGCTCCTCTGCCCTTTGGGGAGGAGGCCCGATATTGATagtcttcctcttttcttttcttttttttttttttttttttttttttttttttttttttttttttttttttttcattttaagcgTAAATTTGTTAGTTTTGTGGTGTTGTTGTTGAGATATGTGTTTTTGTAGGGTTATCGTTGGACTTCTTGCACTGTTGGGCTCGCTGGTTTTTGTAGGGTCATCGTTGAAGCATGACAAAATCCATCCTGAAAAATGCGCAAACCAACTGGACTTCTTATCTCTGCTCATTTTGTTCAAGTGATTGCTATTCCTTGATCAAAATTGAACTGAACTATGCAATGCTTAAAGTGGAAAGTACGTGGTTGTCTAATTCTACCCCGTAAACGTATAGCTCAGATTCTGTTGGTTATGAATTGGTGGCATGCTATGAACAATGGACTTGCTATTTGTATGCAAAAGTTGTCTTGGTGTTCACGCATAAATTAGCAGGATTTCGGTCATCATTTTTTATGATCCCAGGATGGAAATAACGTTTTTTTCTGAATATTTGATATTCCCCAGGTTTCTTAGCAGTTTCTCTTAATGCTTTTGTTTGGAAACATCCTTCCCAGCCTTGCAGGAAAAGAAATCTCTCAATACTTTTCTGTTCTGCTAGCTAGAGAACTGAGACACTTACCAaccttataattaattatttggctTTATCAGACATTGAACATTCCTTTCTTCctcccttttcttctttcttggtCTTATCAATTACAGTAAGTTTGCTACTAGCAATATCAAGAGCAAAGAAGGGCAAGCAGAGATTTGGAAACTGCCTGCTCTAGCCTAGGGAGAAACCTGACCGCTAGAATATTGCAGACGTTTAGGCCAAAGCAAAAGAGCAGCGTCCCTTGTAGCACATAGATAACAAGAATCTTCCTACCAAACCAGCCATAAAATCAAGAAAGAACGATTAATATAATCTTCAATGGATCAAACAGCTATGTTTCCGATAGGCTACGTTACATCAATCATAATTACCAGCCTAAGGTAAAATATGCGAGTTCTCTACAAATTGTAACCATTAGGAGCATGCTAGTCTAAATCAAAATTGGTCGGGGATTGCATATATAAAAACCATTTTCCCCAAAAAGAACTGTATCGGAATTGCACATCTAATGCAAATGGTTTGGGAGGATCATTACCGAGCATATAGTTTCAGATGAGTTAAATATAAATGGCTTGCTTCGTTAAGTTCTTCAACCAGAGACTCTATCCAAAACTTGCATCAGTGCAGAagccaagttttttttttcacaaccTTCCTCAGACTTggcttgtaaaactctttctTCATGAAGAAGAGGCATTCAAGGGAACCAACAGGTCATTTACACACAAAAAGACCACTACTGGAGTTCATATGGGGCTTGGCTCTTGTTATTCTACACCCTCAAGTTCTTCTTGGTCCTCCAATTGATTTTCCTCTTTGTTTATTTCTCCACCTCCACTTTCATGACTTCCAACACCATTCTTGAAAAACAATCCAAACGAGGAAACATCTTCATCAAGAACTTCTTCAGTTTCTTTGTCCTTTAATCTAGAGATTGTTTCACCATCCATCCATCTAGGGCAGTGATGAGTAACTCCAAGAACAGCGTCAACTTGTGTATCAGATGAAGGTCTTGAAGTATGTGCAGATGTTTCAGTAATGTTAGATCTTGAGCAAGAACATTCAGGAACCggatggaaaagaaaagaaaatggttTCAACTTTGCGGATGCTTCTATAGCTCCATCAACTAAACTTCTCCTGAGATGCCTGCGTATCGATGTCAGCCAGGTGTGGTTCGCTTGATATAGGTGTTCACGGGTTTCTTCTAAAAGTTTGGCAATTTCCTTCCTACGATTACAGAGAACAGCAAAGGTTAACAAATATAACtaggaaaaaaaagaaggaagatGGATGTACAGTCATTTACTAGAAATTACTAGGTAAGGTTGCATGATAggtaaatttgaaaatatattatatgataCTTGCAATTAATGCATGTAACCTCCATATATCTTTGTCAGTTTGTCTCGCACAAATGCTATGAGACCAATATATATCCAGAAAGTAATACAAGACCCACCGATTTGTCATGTAAATCAAAACAGAAGACAATTTATTTGACATAAGTTAGAAAAAAGCAAGGGAAAATGGGACAGGCATTCCCATTAAGAGGATTGATGGTACAGTACTTTGTAAAGATACTTGTGTGCTCAATTATTACCTGTCTGGTCGAAATGTTTTAGATGAAGCTGATTGGTAGAGCCGATGCCCCATAACCAAGCTGGCAAAATTTGGGTGTCCTTTCCCATCATGATCAAATCCAGGAATAAACACATCAGCTTCAACACAAATTACATAGTCAATTGCATCCCATAACAATTTATGGGCATTGGTCCTCAACTCAATAACTGTACTTTCAGGCTCATTATCACTCTCAGCAACCCAGCCCCACCAACCTTCAATGTTATATGGATATTTGGGCCGAGCTGGAGGAGGTGGAAGTGGACGAGGACGTGGACCTGCAGTTTTCCATGATTCAAGCTTCTTTTCTTCAACAGCAGAAGGCGGGGGTTTTCGGTATTTATCAACAAGATTAACCTCGCGACCGTAAATTCTACTGAGCTCCCATACAGTGCTGAGAGAAGTCCTATCAACAACATTTTCAAACATTGCATGAAGAGGAATCAGCGTCCTTTGGCCACCAAAAACTTCTCCCCCAGAAACATATATAATTGTGTCCCATGGGTATCCATATGCACGAAGAAGAATACCAACCTGTAAAAAACCAAGTGATGTAGATGAAAGGCCAGGTTATTGATTTCTTTAATTAGTCAATCTTTCAAAAGATATTTATGCTTGGTGGTTAAGTAGGTCAGTCAAACAACCATTTTTATATATTGGGTGATCCTCACTAACTCACCCATCACCAAATCATGGATTTCAACATGCAAAAATATGTTGATCCTTCTTTTTTTAGAAATACTCAGTTTATTTTGAAGACGACCCTACTTCCTCCACTGATTAAGTGGTGGAAGCAGCCTCCATATATCAAATAACAAAGTAGCTCATCCTAAAATCCCAATGAGGATTAAAATCCATGTAagtatttatgtttttatgtgtaCATAGTTATCATGCTAAAGAAGCGCTAAGTTCCAGTTAGGCTCTCACCTCTTCTGGCATTAATGGACATGAACCATTATGGCGTTGCTCAACAGAATTTACGGATAGCTTTCCCTTGACGATCCTACGTTTTATCATCCAGGCTCGTTTGTGCTGAATGAGTTCAGTGTGAACATCCTTGGGGAGAGCTCCAAGACACAATCAAACACCAGGTAAGCTCTTCAGTTAAAAGGTTTGATAAATCAAAGCAACAAGCATTCCATCTGGGTTTGGCAAAGGTACCTGGAAGAGTTCAGCACAGCCATAATATGCCAAAGCATCTCTTGTCATCCCAGGATCAAAGGCTATAAATGGCCGGCCAGGAGCTCGCAACCTAACAGATAAGACAGTTCTGGAAATAAGCAAGAGTAAtgtgaaagaaaattgaaaaaatgtTTTATGTTCAGTCATTGACCTATTCAATATTTTAGTTGTGAGTTCCTGGACCTCTTCGCGGAAGCGCAAGGCATGATAAGCAACTCTACATCTCAGCCTTTGATATTCTTCAAGATGAGGTGGGAGCATGGCCTACAAAAGCAccagattttttaaaacagatttttcttttttggtaaTTATTTCACCCTACATTTCCAGGCTCATAACTAGTTCCATAGGTTTCTATTGGATCCATAATTCAAGTTGACATACTAGCATATCAAGTTAACCTTAATTACAACTAAGCAAAAGCAAAGGCATGCAATCAAGTCTGTGTTGCCCCCACCTGCAAGCATCCCCCATCAGAAACCACCAGTTCAACCACTGAATGCTTATTAAGTACAGGAAGAACATGATGCAAATAAAAATATGGTGAAGCTGAATGAGACACCCTGAATGATGGGATCTCCTTTTTTCTCCTTGCCCCTTTAAGATCTTTTGGAAGG
This is a stretch of genomic DNA from Manihot esculenta cultivar AM560-2 chromosome 2, M.esculenta_v8, whole genome shotgun sequence. It encodes these proteins:
- the LOC110609595 gene encoding O-fucosyltransferase 27, which gives rise to MKGEGKMVFKSKMKWVGLVGLVLSAFSLFVHFLLARFTEEGIAEYQSSITIFSWRPVFENAELSKTSPLYRRLWGPVRRFESLHPDANPRGHYADPIPLSNGYIFVRIQGGFREIRNSICDVVVVARLLNATLVIPELQSTTSSKGISSEFKSFAYLYNEDQFTAALAKDIKVVKTLPKDLKGARRKKEIPSFRVSHSASPYFYLHHVLPVLNKHSVVELVVSDGGCLQAMLPPHLEEYQRLRCRVAYHALRFREEVQELTTKILNRLRAPGRPFIAFDPGMTRDALAYYGCAELFQDVHTELIQHKRAWMIKRRIVKGKLSVNSVEQRHNGSCPLMPEEVGILLRAYGYPWDTIIYVSGGEVFGGQRTLIPLHAMFENVVDRTSLSTVWELSRIYGREVNLVDKYRKPPPSAVEEKKLESWKTAGPRPRPLPPPPARPKYPYNIEGWWGWVAESDNEPESTVIELRTNAHKLLWDAIDYVICVEADVFIPGFDHDGKGHPNFASLVMGHRLYQSASSKTFRPDRKEIAKLLEETREHLYQANHTWLTSIRRHLRRSLVDGAIEASAKLKPFSFLFHPVPECSCSRSNITETSAHTSRPSSDTQVDAVLGVTHHCPRWMDGETISRLKDKETEEVLDEDVSSFGLFFKNGVGSHESGGGEINKEENQLEDQEELEGVE
- the LOC110609392 gene encoding transcription factor BIM2 isoform X1; this translates as MVKSAKSHHDDEDEPDGYDSSSYRGELAKVDGSSSEQKLNTHRSKHSETEQRRRSKINERFQILRDLIPQNDQKRDKASFLLEVIEYIQFLQEKLKMYEGSYQGWSQEPTKLTPWKNHNLPVEGLMDQSQVLNGSAHKTTATLTNVNNSIECDLGTTAVPFNTQVQSNMFAAVGRAGVTAQPLQESVSDADNIAYQLHSQLWQDRPCVPGCTAPENILSGQGEPMIESGFVSISNAYSQGILDTLTQALRSSGVDLTQTNISVQIDVGRQENRGAGITASSSKDQEYLYCNNQEMEQTGVGIDQAHKRQRTERS
- the LOC110609392 gene encoding transcription factor BIM2 isoform X3 — protein: MCGTLNLRFQILRDLIPQNDQKRDKASFLLEVIEYIQFLQEKLKMYEGSYQGWSQEPTKLTPWKNHNLPVEGLMDQSQVLNGSAHKTTATLTNVNNSIECDLGTTAVPFNTQVQSNMFAAVGRAGVTAQPLQESVSDADNIAYQLHSQLWQDRPCVPGCTAPENILSGQGEPMIESGFVSISNAYSQGILDTLTQALRSSGVDLTQTNISVQIDVGRQENRGAGITASSSKDQEYLYCNNQEMEQTGVGIDQAHKRQRTERS
- the LOC110609392 gene encoding transcription factor BIM1 isoform X2, whose amino-acid sequence is MVKSAKSHHDDEDEPDGYDSSSYRGELAKVDGSSSEQKLNTHRSKHSETEQRRRSKINERFQILRDLIPQNDQKRDKASFLLEKNHNLPVEGLMDQSQVLNGSAHKTTATLTNVNNSIECDLGTTAVPFNTQVQSNMFAAVGRAGVTAQPLQESVSDADNIAYQLHSQLWQDRPCVPGCTAPENILSGQGEPMIESGFVSISNAYSQGILDTLTQALRSSGVDLTQTNISVQIDVGRQENRGAGITASSSKDQEYLYCNNQEMEQTGVGIDQAHKRQRTERS